Part of the Corynebacterium canis genome is shown below.
ATGGGCGGCGCCGTGATTATCGAGATCATCTTTAATATCCAGGCCATGGGCCAATTGATTCTCGACGGCGTGACCCGCAACGATGTCTTCCTCGTACAGGGTGTCACGCTGACCGTTGCCGTGGCTTTTATCGTCGTCAATATTGCCGTGGACATGCTGTATGTCCTGGTCAATCCTAGAATCAGGAGCATCTGATGCGACGCAAACTCACAACCGAACTGGAAAGCAAGGCCGGCGGCCGGTTTACCCAGCTGCGCAAGCTGCCCATCGCCTCCAAGATCGCATTGTTCTTCCTTTCGCTGGTGGTGCTGTTGGCGGTGTTTGCCCCACTGATCGCCCAATACGATCCCCTGGCCTCCGGCCCGCCGGTAGTCCCACCCAGCGGCGAACATTGGTTCGGCACCGATGCGATCGGCCGCGACGTGTTCGCACGCGTGGCCTACGGCGCCCGCTCCTCCCTGGTGATCGGCCTGTGCGCCACCGCCGCCGCCCTCGTGGTCGCAGCGGTCCTAGGCTCCATCGCGGCCACCGCCGGCAAGGCCGTCTCCGAGGTGCTTATGCGCATCCTGGACATCATTATGTCCTTCCCCGGCATCGCGCTCGCAGCTGTGTTCGTGGCCGTGTGGGGCAACGCCCTGCCGGTGCTAGTGTTGGCCATCGGCTTCCTCTACGTCCCGCAGCTATCCCGCGTGGTGCGCGCCAATGTGATTAGCGCCTTCGGCGAGGACTACGTCTCCGCCTCCCGCGTGATCGGTGCCTCCACCGCGCACATCCTGATCAAACACGTGGCCAGAAACTGCCTGGCCCCCATCGCGGTGTTCGCCACGGTACTGGTCGCTGACGCCATTGTGTTCGAGGCGTCGCTAAGCTTTATCAATGCAGGCGTGAAGCCGCCGAACCCATCGTGGGGCAATATTCTGGCGGACGGCAAGCAGCTGCTGCTTTCGGGCGCGTGGTGGCCCACGTTCTTCCCCGGCCTGATGATCCTGCTCACGGTGCTCGCGCTCAATATCCTGGCGGAGGGGCTTACGGACGCGTTGGCCGCCCCTGCGGTGAAGCCAAGCGCGGCGTCGAAACCCGAAAACGAAACCGTGACCGAAGAAAACACACTCGGACAAACTTCCGAAGAGCAAGCGCGCGCCTCGCTCAATGCCTCGCTGGCAGCGCTGGCCGAAGCGGAGGCGGAAAGCAACCGTCGGCTGGTGTACTCGGACACCGCCGAGCCGCTGATCGAGGTGAAAGACTTCTCTATCGCCTTCCCCAATGCGCACGGCGATGTCAAGATCGTGGACAATGTCAGCTTTAACGTACGCCCTGGCGAAACCATGGGCCTGGTCGGCGAATCCGGCTGCGGTAAATCCATCACCGCGATGGCCATTATGGGGCTACTGCCCAAGACCGCCATGATGAGCGGACAGGTGCTGTATAACGGGCGTGACCTGCTAAAACTCACCCCGGAAGAGCACAATGCATTGCGCGGGCACGAGATCGCAATGATCTACCAGGACGCGCTGAGCGCGCTCAACCCCTCAATGCTGATTCGTACACAGATGCGGCAACTCACGCGGCGCGGCGGCAAACGCACCGCGGAAGAATTGCTGGAATTGGTGGGCTTGGATCCCGAGCGCACGCTGCGTTCCTACCCGCACGAGCTGTCCGGCGGGCAGCGGCAACGCGTGCTTATCGCCATGGCGTTGACCCGCAACCCGCGCCTGCTGATCGCCGACGAACCCACCACAGCGCTCGACGTGACGGTGCAGCACCAGGTGGTGGAGCTGCTGAACGAGCTGCGCGAAAAGCTTGGATTCGCAATGATTTTCGTCTCGCACGATCTCGCACTGGTGGGCCGTTTGGCGCACAAAATTACGGTGATGTACGCGGGCCAGGTCGTGGAGCAAGGCGCCACCTCCGAATTGCTGACGAACCCGCGCCACGAATACACCCGCGGCCTGCTCGGCTCGGTGCTATCCATCGAGGCGGGCGTGGATCGGCTGTACCAGGTGCCGGGCACGGTGCCCTCGCCGCGTGAGTTCGTCGACGGCGACCGCTTTGCCCCCCGTTCTAGCCACCCGAATGTTGGCCTGCACGAGAAACCGAAAATGCGGCACATCGAGGGCACCACGCACTCCTATGCCGCCACCGATGAGCTGCTGCAAGTACTTGGAGAATCGTCATGAGCGAGCGCACCCCCATCATCGAAGTCATCGACGGCAACGTTGTGCACAAAACGCGCACCGGAAAACTCTTTCGACCGGACACGGTGCACGCCAACAAGGAGATCAATTTCCGCGCCTACCGCGACGAAGTGGTGGGGCTGGTCGGCGAATCCGGCTGCGGCAAGTCCACGCTCGCCCGCGTCATGGTCGGCCTGCAACCGCTGACCAAGGGCACGATCCTGTTTAAAGGCAAGCCGCTGCATCACCGCGGGCCGCAACGCCGCGAGCTGGGAAAGTCTGTTTCCGTGGTGTTTCAAGACCCCGCCACCTCGCTGAACCCGCGCATGAGCGTGCGCGATCAATTGCTGGATCCGCTGCGCGTGCACCACGTAGGCACCCCCACCGAACAGGAAAAACGCGTGCGCGACCTGGTGAGTCTGGTGGGCTTGCCGCAATCCGCGCTGGA
Proteins encoded:
- a CDS encoding dipeptide/oligopeptide/nickel ABC transporter permease/ATP-binding protein; translated protein: MRRKLTTELESKAGGRFTQLRKLPIASKIALFFLSLVVLLAVFAPLIAQYDPLASGPPVVPPSGEHWFGTDAIGRDVFARVAYGARSSLVIGLCATAAALVVAAVLGSIAATAGKAVSEVLMRILDIIMSFPGIALAAVFVAVWGNALPVLVLAIGFLYVPQLSRVVRANVISAFGEDYVSASRVIGASTAHILIKHVARNCLAPIAVFATVLVADAIVFEASLSFINAGVKPPNPSWGNILADGKQLLLSGAWWPTFFPGLMILLTVLALNILAEGLTDALAAPAVKPSAASKPENETVTEENTLGQTSEEQARASLNASLAALAEAEAESNRRLVYSDTAEPLIEVKDFSIAFPNAHGDVKIVDNVSFNVRPGETMGLVGESGCGKSITAMAIMGLLPKTAMMSGQVLYNGRDLLKLTPEEHNALRGHEIAMIYQDALSALNPSMLIRTQMRQLTRRGGKRTAEELLELVGLDPERTLRSYPHELSGGQRQRVLIAMALTRNPRLLIADEPTTALDVTVQHQVVELLNELREKLGFAMIFVSHDLALVGRLAHKITVMYAGQVVEQGATSELLTNPRHEYTRGLLGSVLSIEAGVDRLYQVPGTVPSPREFVDGDRFAPRSSHPNVGLHEKPKMRHIEGTTHSYAATDELLQVLGESS
- a CDS encoding ABC transporter ATP-binding protein, with protein sequence MSERTPIIEVIDGNVVHKTRTGKLFRPDTVHANKEINFRAYRDEVVGLVGESGCGKSTLARVMVGLQPLTKGTILFKGKPLHHRGPQRRELGKSVSVVFQDPATSLNPRMSVRDQLLDPLRVHHVGTPTEQEKRVRDLVSLVGLPQSALEVLPRQISGGQRQRVAIARALALDPDLIIADEPTSALDVSVRAQVLNLLLDLKKEFGLGLVFISHDINTVRYVSDRICVMLRGEIIEENTTENIFNNAQQEYTRTLLAATPSLL